The genomic interval TCCActactttaaaatatattatcacGTTACTAGGTGtaatattatagtatatattttgAGTGCGCATATCATTACTAATGTATGGACTGTTAAAATTACTGCAACTGCCTTTGCCTGCACTTTCACAATTCGGGAAGTTCAGCAAACCCGGACTTTCTAAGCAGATAGGTTTAAGCAATGTGAAACAAAGACTAATATCTAAGCACATAGGACTTGGAGGGAAGGAATGAATGATAAATAAAACAAcgaaaaagacaaaataacGTATCTAACCTGTTCTCCTGACATATAAGAAACCAACCAGTTTCGATGATTCCATGCACGGTAATTCATTTTTGATCTCTGTAAAGAAGAACAGCTAGTAATATGAAATGACCAACTACAGGTATAAGCAATGCAATGAATAAAATCATGGTAATTCCAATTTTTTCTGTGAGGGGAAGGAAAAATTAAAGCAAGTAATTTGAAACACCACTCGTAATCAGCTAtgtaaattagaaattttaagtgCAATCGAGAAATTGAAGGCGTCAATTAACACAGGCAGACTATAGCATTGCACATTTTATGCAACATAGTGGTTAGTTCAATTTAAATGTGGCTGTTAACTCAGCGGAAAATAGGTAATGTAAAATAGAAGGGTACGAAGTTTAGACAAAGTGATAAACAAAATGATtccatataatatattaaacttaTGCAACACAGCGGTTAATTCAATTTAAATGTGCCTGTTACAGAGTGCAAAATAGGCGATGTAAAATAGAAGAGTACGAAGTTTAGACAATGAGACAAACAAAATGATCCCATATGCTATTCTACACTTCCTTATAAATGTTTAAGTGAACCTTCAAATTCTAAAAGTAAGCAGTTTATGAATTGAATTAAACCTCAGCTATTTTCTCAACCAGCTCAGAttctttttccaaaatattttGTAGAGTTGAACATCTTCCAGCAATTGATTTGATCACCCACCGCCTATTATGATTGATATGTAGTAAGATTTCTATTCAAAGCCATTGCAAGAGAAATGGCTACATAACAAAATTGACCTCTGAGAATCAGAATCTGTACATAGGGATCCAATTAGAAGAGAAAAAAGAACAGGAACAAAAAAGGCCTAAACTAGCTCCCggtataaaataattcaagcaaAACAAGTAGACCCAATAACACCAAATACTAGAAGTCTGAAAcgaaagaaggaaaaaaaatcctACAATTATTAGTTTCTCTAGCCAACATCAATTCTATGGTACTGATACTGACAATAATGGCATACCTGTGACTCCAAGCATGTTCACACTTAGGTGCATATGATAGAACAAGTGCTGACAACTGAAGTTCATACATCAGCATAGAGAGACGATGTTTCTTCGACACAGCTAGTTTCCTGAATGAAATGAGTTGTCAATTGTCATAAATCATAATAGCAGCAAGTATACCATAATCTGATACTATTAAAGTGCTTTTTAAGTGGGATTACAATCAATCAACAAATAACAAATGTAAACTAGGCCCAATAGTTCTTGGTACTCCAATTAtgttaataataacaataacaaattaaaacaagaaaaatatacaaGCATTTAAAGATTGTAGTGGCACCATACAAACCAGAACTGAATTCATGAATCAAAGGCAATTAACAGCCCAAAATGAAAACAAGTAAAACCTGGAATGCCATGCGGTGCCAAAATCGCAGCTTAACAGCAAAAGAGCCCTGCTAAGTTTCATAACTTCATTTTCCACATTGTCATGAGAAGATGCAGAGTAACTTGAAGAATCCTCAATACAAGAGTTGTCAACAAGTGCCTTGTATTGTTTGATTGCAGCCATGAATGCATGTTTGGTTGTCTGGTATAGTGGAAAAAGAACCTCCGTTGAGATTCCCAGCTTGTGATCTTTATTCCAAAAACTAGCAGCACCAATATGCTTAGAAGCATCATCAATGTCTGACACCTTAGAGCTCAACGTGTCATCTGAGGATGGGAGAAGATGACATGCTTCTTCATTCAGCATATCAAATTGGGATGGATGAATAAACCCCACTTCATCTCTGAGTTTCAAAAAAGCAAAACAATATTTACATAAAAACATATTGAGAAGTAAAGAGTGCTTTGAATTCCAATGAAACCCAAGAAAACATTCCCTAAAAATTGCCTCAAACACTCCAATTTTATCATACAACATTATATATAATTCTGTGTAGATGAATCTTGTGCTTACATCAAAGGATCGGATTCCAGAATAAGTTCCAATTCATTTAAAAGATGGAGAGCTTGTTGGTCATTCATGATGTGTGTTCTTAAAGCCAGCAGAAGGTAACAATGTCAAATGTGCTGAAATAAGTGATAAAGCAACAAGGTAAACAAGTAATCTTTTGTTTGAGTCAGTGTTAAATTgccaatttaataaaatacaaagcATTGATTTTTAAAGAAAACCCAGAAATGAAATGCCTTTTATAAGAGAAACCTAAGTTGTCGGCCATTGACAAATTCATAAGAGAGCCTAAACAGAAAGGAGCACCAAAAATTAGCCGGCCATTTGAGTGGAGAATGAAGAATTCTCGGGTGCGGTGATTGGGTATGAATCAGGGTGTGTCAGATAGAAACACTATTCTCAATTTGATGAAAAGGCATATGGGATGGGAacccaaaataaataaagtaaaagacTTTACCTTCCCTTTTCAGTCTGATCCGAACTCGCACCGGCGTCGAATCGAGTTCCGTTGCTCGCATCAGTAAGTTATCCAATTCATCACTACTCCCTTACAAATTTCCAAAATGACCGCAATTTACACTTACAAGTTaaaatcacttttttttttttaagcattTCTAATCACTATTTTTGGTGcacatttttcattattttggtGGAGGAATTTGAAtgattatcatttatcatatcaATATACCCCTAATAAAAGTTATTGCATCTCCAAGTATTCTTTAAAAATGCTCTACATACTCCACATCattcaaaatataatattttattttatttttcttccacGTCATTTTTGACAcctttacttttaaaaacactCCAATAGTATAATACTTTCTAAAAATGCTATAATTATGATAtcacatattattatatatataaattctcaaaaaaatatatatatataattttttttctttattaaactattatatatatattgcacttttaattttttattgtataaaaAAGACAGCATCAATGCCATTGTGTGGCATCAATACAAATTTCAAGAATAACATTCTTTTATCTCTAATGGTATAGCACCTCTATATTTTGTCACATAAGCTTTCCACCTCATCAAGCATTCTCCAAAATATtaccattggagatgctctaatcCACTTTGTTAAAGGAAATCACTATGTTGTAAATATAGGCCAAGTTTTTTAATATGGCACGAGCCTCAAAGATACGAGCACGAtctcacataaaaaaaaatatgtgtttaAAGGCGACGTGACAAcatgaaaatatataaatttgaacacagcacaacataaaaaaatataaacttaagtATGACACAATAAAATAAGTTCGAAAACAACACGTAAAtactaataaattaatttgaaaacaCAACACATTAAaatgtttaataatttaataataataataacaataataataatgataataaatatttatttatcaattaaaataataataatatttataataattatttttactgctaaaaatataacaaaaagtaTTTTTACCGTTAAAAATACGACTTAGATATTTATATGCTACTCGGCATAAAATATAAGTATTTATTCCGtaaattaatcataaaaaaaaaatttcttaattataaTAGCACTAGTTTATCTATAAAACAAAATGGTAATATAAATGCATCCTTAAGTATGGTGGGTGAATATATATTCCTAGCTTTGCGTCCGTACATATTAGATTAGATAATACATAAATCCATATGGGTCCATACTTAGGAAGAGGATACCTCTTTGGCAGACAGCCGCCAAAGCAAAGCAAAGCACAGCACCCGGTAATGCCATGGAATGGAATGGTGGCATTAATCCACACTCAATCAACACTACTTCTTGTCATCCAATGTTTTACCTCACAAAACtctattttcatatttattgaATGAATcccataaattattttttaaactaaCAAAATAACATCTGCATTTttataaaagatatttttttggcACTCCTGGGTTAAATGGGTCCTAAGCTCAGACCTAATCTTTCTCGGCATCAGTATGAATCAGCATACACTCTCTTTGTTCTCTCTATAAATACTTTTATTAGGGTTAATTTTACATGTAAAATGTCATAAGAGATAACACATTATTATTTACATTTTAATATTGTACTTGGCATATTGGCTATATTAAATACTTTAAGGTACTTAATAATAATTCTCATTGATGTTattcatacaaaaaaaattctctttgttattaattttcTAGTACATTTAATATATGTTAATTTACAATATGATAAAATCTTTATTTTAATACTTTTCTCTCCACACAATTCTTTCAAACAAGAGCCATAAGAAtcgaaaatgaaaaaaatactaAGGGCTGGTATGCTCAAACCACCTTTCCCTTTGGTTGTTTAATAATGTAAGAACAATAAATAtccttaaaaaaaagttttcttTTCTCCTCTCATGAGCTTAGCTTAGCTACTAAATAGATcataattatgaaaatttatataaGTTTTGAGCTTATTATTAACCAAATTTGAAGTGgggtatttatcattttttttttctaaacaaattataaagaaaaaggCTAAAAAGTACTAGTAGTGTCTAACACCTTCCTACATGTTAATATCGTTATTGGTTTGACTAAGTATCAAGTCTCATATAGTATCAGAGAGTATCGTTAGTCAATCATAAAGCGATACATTCGAAGGTGCTACACACTACTGATACCCAATAACATTGttcaattataaaatataagataatatttgtaactattttaaattaatgatcgaaaatgatataaatcttttaattattaaaattattaaattcatGTCACATTAAGTGGTATTGGTGATGCCCCAtagaaatactatgtttttcAATAACAAACTATGTTCTTTTACTCTTACATTGGGAAGGAGATTTTTGGAATTTTGACTTATATACACCTTCTTGcatttattaatttgttttttattaaaaatgggttaattagaatttttacttCCAAATTTTCACATGTACGAAATCATGCTctttgaacttttaaggtcattaCAAATGCctcatgaactattgagatgttggatttaaggacttttatctaattttaataaaaaaaatctaacatggatgaaagttcaggggacatgatcTAACATGTCGAAGTTCgagaggcatgatttggtaaatattaaaatctggggaacatgatttagtatataaataatcactgaagtagtaatattaaatgaaattaaacaaaagtccttaaatttaacaatcttattaGTTCAGGGGGATTTTGAACGGCTAAAAAAGTTTagagggcatgatttagtacatgttaaagtttaggaGCAAAAATGCCTATATAGTGATATTTATAATTGTAGTAGAGTTGAGTGAATAGAAATTAGTTTtagattatttataaataatcattatgaataataatgtgaaaaaaaaaataatgttataGATATCAGATACCACTTAAGTTTATCGATGATTATTGAATCATACAtcatattcaaaattaaaattaaaaatagcaCATTCATGCACCAAAAAATGACACTCATTGATTAGACTTTCTTCAAATATAAAactaacatattatatatattttcataataCAATCAGCCCATATGGAGCACTATAAAAAACATAACCAGAAATCTCCACATATCACCCATTCCTCTTTCACATAAATGGCAAACATAAAAAGTAGAAATAATTAATGAACATTTTATATTATCTCTATTTAAATATTtgtcttttatttattgtttttctaTTGACACCACAACTCattaaaagtaataattaaCTTATATGCCTGATAATTTATAGTTTATTAGAGTTCTAGGATGTATTTGaaagtaattttataatttaggtAGTATAATTAATAGGAATATAAAAtggtaattatatattaaaatgtaaaatttttagtaattacataaTATAATACACTTAATTTTTATGGAGTACGAGAATtggagaaaataattaaaaccctTCAATTATTTTCAATTATACAATTACAATATAATTTAGGTAGTATAATTAATAGGAATATAAAAtggtaattatatattaaaatataaaatttttagtaattacataaTATAATACACTTAATTTTTATGGAGTAGGAGAATtggagaaaataattaaaacccttcaattatttttaattatacaattacaatataattatctttaattacacttaaatttaattatacgGTAGCTTTCTAAATGCACTATTAGTTGAAAttgttgttaaattttttttattataaataactaATGATTTTACTCTAGGACTATAAacgttatatttatataataaattatatttaatttacctATTTAAAAAAACATTTCTGCTTCTTtgatcaatatatataattacatagttaaataatattatattttaatttatattaggaAGTGTGTTACATTGCATAACTCATTATTGTCCACCTAGCTAGTAATAGTTAGAGAATTAGTGGTATTAGAAATGTTAAAAAGTATTAGTGGTGTTTAATACATTTttacgtgtcaatatcgctattaatTTAGAATGCATATTATACTATAGTTGCCACACCAGCTTTGCTTCCTTCCCACGTGTCAACCTCACACACACACATGACTCTAAAACCACTGGCTTTGAGAACCCAGAAAAGCCCAAAAACCACTCACACTAATAATTCCTTTATATATTTATGGGttattaaatgaataaataaatgaacactctttcttcctttttcttcCTATAAATAAGACCCCATTTTCTCTTGTTACACTCTCAACTCACCCCTTTTAACTTTTTCATTCATTTCCTCTTCTCAAATTCTATACTaccaagcaaaaaaaaaaacatggctTTTGTTTTCTCTGAGACTGATCATCAGAAGACATTGGTTGATAATAGAGACTCCAAATCCAAATCCAAAGGACCAAGTGAGACCATCACAAGTGAGCTACACCTCAAACCATCCAAGTCTCTAAATAGAGATGTTGTTTTGAGACGTATTCGTCTTCACAAGTGCTTGAAAAGAGTCACAAGTGTTTTTCAAGGCCAAGCTGATGCTAACTCTATCAATGAGCAGAAGTGGCTTGACCAGAATGACAATTTTTCTTCTCCTTGAAAAAGAGTTAGTAAATTGCTTCTTAAGTTCTGGTTGAAGGGCTAAGCTAAACTAGTCAACAACACATTTACAATTTATTGAGAAATATATGTACATCACTATATTGTATATATGTAGTTGTATTGAACTGAATCCCAACATGTTATTTTGAGCATATCATGTATAAGTAAGTTATTCTAGCaatatatttatgtaatgaTTAATGCTTCTGTGTCTTGAGATGTTATTCTAGcaatatatttatgtaataGCAAACTTGGAAGAAAAAAGACATCGAAAGTGCTTGAATGGTTTTTCACTTTAATGCACCAATAAAATATATGGCTGTGGATTCAGTGGCAGAGAAAGTAGGTATTAAAATGTAATAAGAATTAGAACTAAGAAAGTGGgctcttttttgttttcttatgtttttattgaaaatttaCCTTTTGTGCAACTCAACATGAACTTAGGGGCCAACCTTTCAAACTCCAATGAGATGAAAATCAATGCTCTATATATATACTTGGTTTACTTTAGAAAGTGTAAAGCTAAGCTAATAAGATCCAAAGATAGTGAGGAAGAAGAGTAGAGCCAGATAATAAAATTGGTCATTCATCGATTTAAAGCCTTTCGAAATGGTCATCAGTCACAAAAATGTGCTCTTGGTGGAGCAAAAAGTatcttagaaaagaaaaagaagagaaaaacgTAACTTATATGAcctaacaaaatatataaactataacatacaaaaagcaaaagattaaAAGAAAAACAGACAAAATTGAAGATTgcccaaattttattttaacaagccaGATGAAGAAAGTAAGCGCAATGCTTGGTTGGAGTTATTCAACACTGCAAATGATCTTGGCACTtgcatttttcttttcttcaagaACTCCAATGAGTTCTTTAAGCATTGAGCCGATGGTATTTCATTCAACATAACAGTCTCCACCCTGCACACATCATATTTCAAAAAAGAATTATTACTATGATTGAAAGTAAAAAAGCATAACTCTGTGACTCTCGTTTTATACGTGTTCTCAGTACAAGAAGATGATTAAACACCAACTTTAACTAAAATGAATAGCTTTTAGCTAATACTAACAGAGATTATTTCTgggttttgagccaaaattccAAAGAAACAGAGTACTCACCCTGAGCCTGATGTTCTTCTggattttttcttccttttagAACTTTCCTTTGATTCAGTCTTCTCATCCTCAGAGTCTGATAAAAACACATGTCTGCAACAATTAAGATGACCCATTTGGTTAGACCATCTTCTATAATCATAAAAGTATGATAGGTATATTATTATAGAATAGAGCATCATACTTCTCACGGGCAGCAAGAACTTGAACAATCTCACTTGGTAGCATTCCTTCTCTACCATTAGGTTCGCTTGGGTCTTCGGTCTGGGGAACATCTTGAACGCTTTCAACCTTTTGAGATggtttttttggtgtttttctCTGAGCCCATAATCTACGACGCTCCTTTCTTTCACGAGCAACTCTAtattaccaagtaaatcccattaaaattataaatgattaaCAAGCTTTATCAATCTTTACTAATTCATTAAAAATCCCTTCTGGGCTTATTATTTTACAAGTATGAAGAAACTTCTAAGTTCTAactcttaactttagttatatAAATCATCACTTGTCAAAATCTCTACTAATTCATTAAAATTTCCTTCTGAGCTTATTAATTTACAAGTATGAAGAAACTTCTAAGTTCTAactcttaactttagttatatAAATCATCATTTGTCAAAATCTCTACTAATTCATTAAAATTTCCTTCTGAGCTTATTAATTTACAAGTATGAAGAAACTTCTAAGTTCT from Cannabis sativa cultivar Pink pepper isolate KNU-18-1 chromosome 4, ASM2916894v1, whole genome shotgun sequence carries:
- the LOC115715062 gene encoding uncharacterized protein LOC115715062 isoform X1; translation: MNDQQALHLLNELELILESDPLIDEVGFIHPSQFDMLNEEACHLLPSSDDTLSSKVSDIDDASKHIGAASFWNKDHKLGISTEVLFPLYQTTKHAFMAAIKQYKALVDNSCIEDSSSYSASSHDNVENEVMKLSRALLLLSCDFGTAWHSRKLAVSKKHRLSMLMYELQLSALVLSYAPKCEHAWSHRRWVIKSIAGRCSTLQNILEKESELVEKIAERSKMNYRAWNHRNWLVSYMSGEQVLHELKKTRSWAGLHVADNSCFHYRRRLMLRILEDSKIGPVQNYVDINQLWEEELEWNEMLIKLYVGREALWLHRRFLAPILLKGFLIDHTDTTGTSIYKDFDKFVDNEFKLHSFCSTVPESSFEDHHAQALHCATYMLWLIKFIGIEFQEKLRVENLKSLLKKICPEKPFLWDHLTNNKS
- the LOC115712035 gene encoding uncharacterized protein LOC115712035, with the protein product MSDDEAYGSDAPEELTAEQGILQDQELIKVQKENKARVARERKERRRLWAQRKTPKKPSQKVESVQDVPQTEDPSEPNGREGMLPSEIVQVLAAREKHVFLSDSEDEKTESKESSKRKKKSRRTSGSGVETVMLNEIPSAQCLKNSLEFLKKRKMQVPRSFAVLNNSNQALRLLSSSGLLK
- the LOC115715062 gene encoding uncharacterized protein LOC115715062 isoform X2, translating into MLNEEACHLLPSSDDTLSSKVSDIDDASKHIGAASFWNKDHKLGISTEVLFPLYQTTKHAFMAAIKQYKALVDNSCIEDSSSYSASSHDNVENEVMKLSRALLLLSCDFGTAWHSRKLAVSKKHRLSMLMYELQLSALVLSYAPKCEHAWSHRRWVIKSIAGRCSTLQNILEKESELVEKIAERSKMNYRAWNHRNWLVSYMSGEQVLHELKKTRSWAGLHVADNSCFHYRRRLMLRILEDSKIGPVQNYVDINQLWEEELEWNEMLIKLYVGREALWLHRRFLAPILLKGFLIDHTDTTGTSIYKDFDKFVDNEFKLHSFCSTVPESSFEDHHAQALHCATYMLWLIKFIGIEFQEKLRVENLKSLLKKICPEKPFLWDHLTNNKS